One segment of Geomonas ferrireducens DNA contains the following:
- a CDS encoding glucose-6-phosphate isomerase → MQKKQLWELYKGRLYHDAGLELSVDTSRMNYADTFLSEMEPRLQKAYQEMTELEGGAVANADEQRMVGHYWLRAPELAPTAELSDEIRGALASVKAFAASVHQGNIAAPDNQKFTNLLVIGIGGSALGPQFVADSLGSARDRMRVFFFDNTDPDGMDKVVAEIGAGLKHTLAVVISKSGGTKETRNGMLEARRAFEKAGLHFAAQAVAVTGCDSELDRTASQEGWLGTFPMWDWVGGRTSVTSAVGLLPAALQGIDVDRLLEGARLCDQSTRSRSTRENPAALLALSWYHATRGKGTRDMVLLPYKDRLILFSRYLQQLIMESLGKELDRDGNLVLQGITVYGNKGSTDQHAYVQQLREGVPNFFATFIEVLKDREGASFEVEPGATSGDYLSGFLQGTRSALYEKERESVTITIREITPATVGALIALYERAVGLYASLINVNAYHQPGVEAGKKAAGVVLKLQGEILEMLRRQPRRDFTCEDLAMTLARPEEVETVFNILRHLAANPDHGIEMTASTPIWESRFKARKK, encoded by the coding sequence ATGCAGAAGAAGCAGCTTTGGGAACTGTACAAAGGCCGCCTCTACCACGATGCCGGACTCGAACTCTCCGTCGACACGAGCCGGATGAATTATGCCGACACCTTTCTAAGCGAGATGGAACCGCGCCTGCAGAAGGCCTACCAGGAGATGACCGAACTGGAGGGAGGGGCGGTCGCGAATGCCGACGAGCAGCGCATGGTGGGGCACTACTGGCTGAGGGCACCGGAGCTCGCACCGACGGCCGAGCTCAGCGACGAGATCCGCGGGGCCCTCGCGTCGGTGAAGGCGTTCGCCGCCTCGGTGCACCAGGGAAACATCGCCGCGCCGGACAACCAGAAGTTCACAAACCTACTGGTGATCGGCATCGGCGGCTCGGCCCTCGGCCCGCAGTTCGTAGCCGACAGCCTGGGGAGTGCGCGCGACCGGATGCGCGTCTTCTTCTTCGACAACACCGACCCGGACGGGATGGACAAGGTGGTGGCCGAGATCGGCGCAGGGTTGAAGCACACCCTTGCCGTGGTGATCTCGAAAAGCGGCGGCACCAAGGAGACCCGTAACGGCATGCTGGAGGCGCGCCGGGCTTTTGAGAAAGCGGGGCTGCATTTCGCGGCCCAGGCCGTCGCCGTAACCGGCTGCGACAGCGAGCTCGACCGTACCGCCTCGCAGGAGGGGTGGCTGGGGACCTTCCCGATGTGGGACTGGGTCGGCGGGCGCACCTCGGTCACCTCGGCGGTAGGTCTTCTCCCGGCGGCACTGCAGGGGATCGACGTGGACCGTCTGCTCGAAGGGGCGCGGCTTTGCGACCAGAGCACGAGGAGCCGCTCGACCCGTGAGAACCCGGCGGCGCTCCTCGCCCTGTCGTGGTACCACGCAACGCGAGGCAAAGGGACGCGCGACATGGTGCTCCTTCCCTACAAGGACCGGCTGATCCTCTTCTCCCGCTACCTGCAGCAGCTCATCATGGAATCACTGGGAAAGGAGCTCGACCGGGACGGCAACCTTGTCTTGCAGGGGATCACGGTCTACGGCAACAAGGGCTCCACCGATCAGCACGCCTACGTGCAGCAGCTGCGCGAGGGGGTACCGAACTTCTTCGCAACCTTCATCGAGGTGCTGAAGGACCGGGAGGGGGCCTCGTTCGAGGTCGAACCCGGCGCCACTTCCGGCGACTACCTCTCCGGATTCCTGCAAGGAACGCGTAGCGCCCTCTATGAAAAGGAGCGGGAATCGGTTACCATCACGATCCGCGAAATCACCCCGGCCACCGTCGGGGCGCTGATCGCCCTGTACGAGCGCGCCGTAGGTCTTTACGCCTCGCTCATCAACGTGAACGCCTACCACCAGCCCGGCGTCGAAGCGGGAAAAAAGGCGGCCGGAGTCGTGCTGAAGCTGCAGGGAGAGATCCTGGAGATGCTGCGGCGCCAACCCCGCCGTGATTTCACCTGCGAGGACCTGGCCATGACGCTCGCGCGTCCCGAAGAGGTAGAGACGGTATTCAACATCCTGCGCCACCTGGCGGCGAACCCCGACCACGGGATCGAGATGACCGCGTCGACCCCTATCTGGGAGAGCCGCTTCAAAGCGCGGAAAAAGTGA
- a CDS encoding polyprenyl synthetase family protein, producing MDAALALIGEDLKNVELQFKKDLQSDVPLIRKVGEYVLSSGGKRIRPALVLLAAKLCGYGGDRSVPLASVVEFIHTATLLHDDVVDNANLRRGQASANTLWGNEASVLVGDFLFSKSFSLMVADGDLNILKVLADATTIIAEGEVLQLVCTSDLDITIERYIDVVRSKTAILLSAACEVGAILGGAAPELRQAMADYGMDLGIAFQLMDDTLDYTASEEQFGKSIGHDLEEGKITLPLIHTLKLCSDEERDLVASVVEKELLSDEDFEQVLALVQRYGGIEHTIESAREHVVLCKGHLAKFPAGPVREALAELADYVVTRVK from the coding sequence ATGGATGCAGCGCTTGCCCTCATCGGGGAAGACCTGAAAAACGTGGAACTGCAGTTCAAGAAAGACCTGCAGTCGGATGTCCCGCTGATACGCAAGGTGGGTGAATATGTACTTTCCAGCGGCGGGAAGAGGATCCGCCCGGCCCTGGTGCTTCTGGCCGCCAAGTTGTGCGGCTACGGCGGTGACCGCAGCGTCCCGCTCGCCAGTGTGGTGGAGTTCATTCACACCGCGACGCTTCTGCACGACGACGTGGTGGACAACGCGAACCTGCGGCGCGGTCAGGCTTCCGCCAACACCCTCTGGGGTAACGAGGCCTCCGTCCTCGTCGGCGACTTCCTGTTCTCCAAGTCCTTCTCGCTCATGGTAGCTGACGGCGACCTCAACATCCTGAAGGTTTTGGCCGACGCCACCACCATCATCGCCGAAGGCGAGGTGCTGCAGCTCGTATGCACCAGCGATCTCGACATCACCATCGAACGCTACATCGACGTGGTGCGGAGCAAGACGGCGATACTGCTCTCCGCCGCCTGCGAGGTGGGCGCCATCCTCGGGGGCGCCGCTCCCGAACTCAGACAGGCAATGGCTGACTACGGCATGGACCTCGGCATCGCCTTCCAGCTCATGGATGACACCCTCGACTACACCGCCAGCGAGGAACAGTTCGGCAAGAGCATCGGCCACGACCTCGAGGAAGGGAAGATCACCCTGCCGCTCATCCATACGCTGAAGCTCTGCAGCGATGAGGAGCGCGACCTGGTTGCCTCGGTGGTGGAGAAGGAGCTTCTATCCGACGAGGACTTCGAGCAGGTGCTCGCCCTCGTGCAACGCTACGGCGGCATCGAGCACACCATCGAGTCCGCGAGGGAGCACGTCGTTCTTTGCAAGGGACACCTGGCGAAGTTCCCCGCCGGCCCGGTTCGCGAGGCTCTGGCGGAACTCGCCGACTACGTGGTCACCAGGGTCAAATAA
- the ltaE gene encoding low-specificity L-threonine aldolase — MKTVDLRSDTVTRPSEAMRRVMAAAEVGDDVYGEDPTVNRLEAMAAELLGKEKAIFVPSGTMSNLTALLSHCGRGDEYIAGQDAHIYRWEGGGGAIFGGIQPQPLDFEEDGTLDLDRVRRAVKPADHHHAVTRLLCLENTQGGRVLPLSYLDDASRVAKELGLAMHLDGARIFNAAVYLGVPVREVARHFDSVSVCLSKGLGAPVGSVLCGSAELINRAHRWRKVAGGGMRQAGILAAAGIHALQHNVERLADDHENAELLSSGLSHIEELMVSQARTNILFVTPPAGSAPALREALAAEGILIGGGDMIRLVTHLDVERADVERTVAVFKRFFAGKGK, encoded by the coding sequence ATGAAAACGGTAGATCTTAGAAGCGATACGGTGACCCGCCCGTCCGAGGCGATGCGCCGGGTGATGGCAGCGGCCGAGGTAGGCGATGACGTGTACGGGGAGGACCCGACGGTAAACCGGCTTGAGGCGATGGCCGCCGAGCTCCTCGGGAAGGAGAAGGCGATCTTCGTCCCCAGCGGCACCATGAGCAACCTGACCGCCCTTTTGTCTCACTGCGGACGCGGGGATGAGTACATAGCCGGGCAGGACGCCCATATCTATCGCTGGGAAGGAGGAGGGGGCGCCATCTTCGGCGGTATCCAGCCCCAGCCCCTGGACTTCGAAGAGGACGGCACGCTCGACCTCGACAGGGTGCGCCGCGCCGTGAAGCCCGCCGATCACCACCATGCCGTTACCAGGCTCCTCTGCCTGGAGAACACCCAAGGCGGCAGGGTGCTCCCCCTTTCCTACCTCGATGATGCGTCCCGCGTCGCTAAAGAGCTGGGCCTCGCGATGCACCTGGACGGCGCCCGCATCTTCAACGCCGCCGTCTACCTAGGTGTGCCGGTGCGCGAGGTCGCGCGCCACTTCGATTCCGTATCGGTCTGCCTGTCCAAGGGGCTCGGAGCCCCGGTGGGCTCGGTCCTTTGCGGAAGCGCGGAACTGATCAACCGCGCGCACCGCTGGCGCAAGGTGGCCGGCGGCGGGATGCGGCAGGCCGGCATACTCGCCGCGGCGGGAATCCACGCGCTGCAACACAACGTAGAGCGGCTGGCCGATGACCACGAGAACGCAGAGCTTTTGTCGAGCGGGCTCTCCCATATCGAGGAGCTCATGGTAAGCCAGGCCCGCACCAACATCCTCTTCGTCACCCCGCCCGCCGGAAGCGCCCCGGCGCTGCGCGAAGCACTGGCCGCCGAGGGGATCCTGATCGGTGGCGGCGACATGATCCGCCTGGTCACCCACCTGGACGTGGAGCGCGCCGACGTCGAGCGGACCGTTGCGGTGTTCAAGCGCTTCTTCGCGGGAAAGGGGAAGTGA